In Streptomyces sp. SID8374, one genomic interval encodes:
- a CDS encoding hydrolase — protein MSTSNKAGLDALLTPEESVLVLIDHQPFQFANLNSHEPATIVNNVVGLAKAAKAFGVPTILTTVLEERGGYLIQGIQDVFPEQKPIDRTFINTWQDRRVVDAVKATGRKKLILAGLWTEICLAMPAIQAAGEGFDVYAVTDASGGVSAEAHDMAVRRMVQAGVVPITWMAVMGEWQRDWAREETVPAAAEVQAQHGGASGVAFAWEMQLLAAGRAGSGA, from the coding sequence ATGAGCACCTCGAACAAGGCCGGACTCGACGCGCTGCTGACGCCCGAGGAGAGCGTCCTGGTGCTGATCGACCACCAGCCCTTCCAGTTCGCCAACCTGAACAGTCACGAACCGGCGACGATCGTCAACAACGTCGTCGGACTCGCCAAGGCGGCCAAGGCGTTCGGCGTCCCGACCATCCTGACCACGGTGCTGGAGGAGCGCGGCGGCTATCTGATCCAGGGCATCCAGGACGTGTTTCCGGAGCAGAAGCCGATCGACCGGACCTTCATCAACACCTGGCAGGACCGGCGCGTCGTCGACGCCGTCAAGGCGACCGGACGGAAGAAGCTGATCCTCGCCGGGCTCTGGACGGAGATATGCCTGGCGATGCCCGCCATCCAGGCGGCAGGTGAGGGCTTCGACGTCTACGCCGTCACCGACGCCTCGGGCGGTGTCTCGGCGGAGGCCCACGACATGGCGGTGCGCCGCATGGTCCAGGCGGGCGTCGTCCCGATCACCTGGATGGCCGTGATGGGCGAGTGGCAGCGCGACTGGGCCCGCGAGGAGACCGTTCCGGCCGCCGCCGAGGTCCAGGCCCAGCACGGCGGAGCGTCCGGGGTGGCCTTCGCCTGGGAGATGCAGCTCCTCGCCGCCGGGCGCGCCGGGAGCGGCGCCTGA
- a CDS encoding (4Fe-4S)-binding protein: MSDTTGGTGRRSYEGRAITVTFEAARCRHAAECVRGLPEVFDTARRPWIRPDAADAGQVAEVVRRCPSGALRYERADGEEGPQRPSSTEGTRPE; this comes from the coding sequence ATGAGTGACACGACAGGTGGCACGGGCAGGAGGTCGTACGAGGGCCGCGCGATCACCGTGACCTTCGAGGCCGCGCGCTGTCGGCACGCCGCCGAGTGCGTCAGAGGGCTGCCGGAGGTGTTCGACACGGCCCGGCGGCCGTGGATCCGGCCCGACGCCGCCGACGCCGGGCAGGTGGCGGAAGTGGTACGGCGCTGTCCCTCGGGAGCGCTGCGGTACGAACGCGCGGACGGCGAGGAGGGGCCCCAGCGCCCCTCGTCCACGGAGGGCACGCGCCCGGAGTGA
- a CDS encoding DinB family protein — translation MSSPVPPATPATHVPYSGDEKESLHVSLDRHRDVVLWKLEGLDDEQLRRPMTPTGTNLLGLVKHLATVEYGWFCSPFGRATEPFWFDPATEDMVAGPDETTADILAFYARARAAADASIRETDLGTTGTVWDGRVVSMRWVLIHMLEDTVRHTGHMDIVRELIDGAVGTYPGAG, via the coding sequence ATGAGCTCCCCCGTACCTCCCGCCACCCCCGCCACCCATGTCCCGTACTCCGGAGACGAGAAGGAAAGCCTCCACGTCAGTCTCGACCGGCACCGGGACGTGGTGCTGTGGAAGCTGGAGGGGCTGGACGACGAGCAGCTGCGCCGTCCGATGACCCCCACCGGGACGAATCTGCTCGGCCTGGTCAAGCACCTCGCGACCGTCGAATACGGCTGGTTCTGCTCGCCGTTCGGCCGGGCGACCGAGCCGTTCTGGTTCGACCCGGCGACCGAGGACATGGTGGCCGGCCCCGATGAGACGACCGCCGACATCCTCGCCTTCTACGCCCGCGCCCGCGCGGCCGCCGACGCCTCGATCCGGGAGACGGACCTGGGGACGACGGGCACCGTGTGGGACGGGCGGGTCGTGTCGATGCGGTGGGTGCTCATCCACATGCTGGAGGACACCGTGCGGCACACCGGGCACATGGACATCGTGCGGGAGCTGATCGACGGCGCGGTGGGCACCTACCCGGGCGCCGGCTGA
- a CDS encoding GNAT family N-acetyltransferase produces MTVQVDDVPEAKRYEARVDGGPDVAGFADYIRTPELVAFVHTEVAPEYEGKGVGSALVRTALDEARAAQLRVLATCPFFAAWIARHPDYQDLLYQSRSKVSD; encoded by the coding sequence ATGACGGTCCAGGTCGATGACGTTCCCGAGGCCAAGCGGTACGAGGCGAGGGTGGACGGGGGCCCCGATGTCGCGGGGTTCGCGGACTACATCCGTACGCCGGAGCTCGTGGCATTCGTCCATACCGAGGTCGCGCCGGAGTACGAGGGCAAGGGAGTCGGCTCGGCCCTGGTCCGCACGGCTCTCGACGAGGCGCGCGCCGCGCAGCTGAGAGTGCTGGCCACCTGCCCGTTCTTCGCGGCCTGGATCGCCCGGCACCCCGATTACCAGGACCTGCTGTACCAGTCCCGCAGCAAGGTCAGCGACTGA
- a CDS encoding class I SAM-dependent methyltransferase, producing MTSPDPAPDFVRATRRSYDAIAGGYARWTRDELAAKPLERGVLAVFAEHVVADGGGLPLADVGCGTGRVTGHLHKLGLGVEVFGIDLAPGMLAEARRDHPGLRFEEGSMLGLDLPDGSLGGLLAWYSTIHVPDEELPRAFAEFHRVLAPGAPVQLGFQVGDEPLRMAEAWGHEISLVFHRRQPERMAALLRAAGLEVRAVLWKERETEGPFPERAPQGFVLARRPVVSGGCEDGDTEAER from the coding sequence ATGACCTCACCTGATCCGGCGCCGGACTTCGTGCGCGCCACCCGCCGCTCGTACGACGCCATCGCCGGTGGATACGCGCGGTGGACCCGCGACGAACTCGCCGCCAAGCCCCTGGAACGCGGGGTGTTGGCCGTCTTCGCCGAGCATGTGGTGGCGGACGGAGGCGGGCTGCCGCTGGCCGATGTCGGCTGCGGTACGGGCCGGGTGACCGGCCATCTGCACAAACTCGGCCTGGGCGTCGAGGTGTTCGGGATCGACCTCGCGCCGGGAATGCTGGCCGAGGCGCGGCGGGACCACCCCGGGCTGCGCTTCGAGGAGGGGTCCATGCTCGGCCTCGACCTGCCGGACGGGTCGCTCGGCGGGCTGCTCGCCTGGTACTCCACCATCCACGTCCCGGACGAGGAACTGCCGCGCGCCTTCGCCGAGTTCCACCGCGTCCTGGCCCCGGGCGCCCCCGTACAGCTCGGCTTCCAGGTCGGCGACGAGCCGTTGCGGATGGCCGAGGCCTGGGGCCACGAGATCTCGCTGGTCTTCCACCGGCGGCAGCCGGAGCGGATGGCCGCACTGCTGCGGGCGGCGGGACTGGAGGTGCGGGCCGTGCTGTGGAAGGAGCGGGAGACGGAGGGGCCGTTCCCGGAGCGGGCGCCGCAGGGCTTCGTGCTGGCGCGCAGGCCGGTTGTCAGTGGTGGCTGTGAGGATGGGGACACCGAGGCAGAACGCTGA
- a CDS encoding MarR family transcriptional regulator — MDAPPRWLTPEQQAAWDSFIRMQEKLIGRLSRRVQSDSHMSPADYLVLAKLTEAGGRMRLTDLAKLLEWEKSRMSHQVGRMAKRGLVAKEECADDGRGALVVATPAGRTAIEEAAPVHVDHVRRLFVDALTQEELDTLARISNRVLAHMEKQPD; from the coding sequence ATGGATGCACCGCCTCGCTGGCTGACGCCGGAACAGCAGGCCGCCTGGGACAGCTTCATCCGCATGCAGGAGAAGCTCATCGGACGGCTCTCCCGCCGGGTCCAGTCCGACTCCCATATGTCGCCGGCCGACTATCTCGTGCTGGCCAAACTCACCGAGGCCGGCGGACGGATGCGCCTCACGGACCTGGCCAAGCTGCTGGAGTGGGAGAAGAGCCGCATGTCCCACCAGGTAGGACGGATGGCCAAACGCGGACTGGTCGCGAAGGAGGAGTGCGCCGACGACGGCCGCGGAGCGCTCGTCGTCGCCACTCCGGCCGGCCGCACGGCGATCGAGGAGGCCGCGCCGGTGCATGTGGACCACGTGCGGCGGCTGTTCGTCGACGCGCTCACCCAGGAGGAGCTGGACACGCTCGCCCGCATCTCCAACCGCGTCCTCGCCCACATGGAGAAGCAGCCCGACTGA
- a CDS encoding DUF4259 domain-containing protein: MGAWDIGHFDNDTAADFGGRVDDAEPEKKADVLRAVLTTAAGTGPQDYLDSGEEAVAAAALVAAQCPGGEPVTTVYGPKDPLPPLPADLRPLAVRALDRVAAPNAEPLDLWADAGAEAEWLAGIAALRAVLAAAPGE; the protein is encoded by the coding sequence ATGGGCGCCTGGGACATCGGCCACTTCGACAACGACACCGCGGCCGACTTCGGCGGGCGGGTCGACGACGCCGAGCCGGAGAAGAAGGCGGACGTGCTCCGGGCCGTCCTGACCACCGCGGCCGGCACCGGTCCGCAGGATTACCTGGACAGCGGCGAGGAGGCGGTGGCGGCGGCCGCCCTGGTCGCCGCCCAGTGCCCTGGCGGGGAGCCCGTCACCACCGTGTACGGCCCCAAGGACCCGCTGCCCCCGCTCCCGGCCGACCTGCGCCCGCTGGCGGTCCGCGCCCTGGACCGGGTGGCGGCGCCGAACGCGGAGCCGCTGGACCTGTGGGCCGATGCCGGGGCGGAGGCGGAGTGGCTGGCGGGGATAGCCGCCCTGCGCGCGGTGCTGGCGGCGGCGCCGGGGGAGTGA